The segment GAGCTCAAGGTGGCCGTAAACCACAACTTCAACGCTAATTCGTATTACGGGCTAGCCGGGCTGCCGCCGAGGAAAAGTAATTCCATTTTGGGCGAAACATGGTGGAGGGCGTCGGCCGCCTCGTTCGTGTCGCTGGTATCGGCGGTATCCAGGATGACCATTTTGGGGTGGTCCCATTCCAGGCGTTGGCAGGCCTTGTCGACCGAGGTCAACCAGACCGGCTTGAGGTCGCCGCCAAGTTGCCGGAGAAAATCACTCACCGCCCGTGCCATCAGGGGGCTCCGCGTGATGACCAACACGGCCTGTCCGGGCGCGGGTTGAACATCGATGGAGAGGATAAAGGGGCTGGAGGAAATAGGAGTATTGGAGAGCATGGGTTGAGGTGGTTTAATCTGGCCTCAGCTTAGTCGAAATCGAAGGTGCCACCAATCGGGCGTTCCCTCCCTTTCGGGGCAGGTAAACACCCCTAGTCGACTAGGGGATTTGGCGCTTTTAAGCGGACTTTAGATTTGCGGTCCGAGGCTGACCTGCGCTTGGTGAACGACTTTTAATTACCATGAAGCGCACCCATCATTGCGGCCAGCTCACCCCGTCCGATCTTAACGCGAACGTTTCGCTCCTAGGTTGGGTGGATTCCATCCGCGACCACGGCGGCATCCTGTTCATCGACTTGCGCGATCGTAAAGGCATCACCCAGGTGAAGTTCGATCCGCAGGTGAACCCCGCGCTCGCCGCCGAGGCCTCCCACCTCAAGCCCGAATCCGTCATCGGCGTGGACGGCACGGTCGTCGCCCGCCCCGAGGGAACGGTTAACAAAACCCTTCCCACCGGCGGCATCGAGGTGGATGCCTCCACGTTGACGATTCACAACATCTCCGACACCCCGCCGTTCCCTCTCGACGATGTTGGCGGCGACAAGGTCAACGAGGACCTGCGTCTCACCTACCGTTACCTCGACTTGCGCCGTCCCAAGATGCGCAAAAACCTGCAGGTGCGCCACCGCGCCGCCAAGTCGATCCGCGATTACTTCGACTCCCAGGAGTTCATCGAGGTGGAAACCCCCGCGCTCTTCAAATCCACGCCCGAGGGTGCCCGCGAATACCTGGTGCCTTCGCGCATCCATCCCGGCGAGTTTTACGCGTTATCCCAGTCGCCCCAGCAGTTTAAGCAGATCCTCATGGTCGCCGGCGTGGAGCGTTACTTCCAGATCGCCCGCTGTTTCCGCGACGAAGACCTGCGCTCCGACCGTCAGATGGAGTTCACCCAGGTGGACGTCGAAGCCTCGTTCATCACGCGCGAAGACGTTTACCGTCTGTTCGAAGGCATGATCACCAAGGTGTGGAAGGACGTCCTCGACGTGACCATCCCCGCGCCGTTCCTGCGCATGCCCTATGTCGATGCGATGAACCGCTTTGGCGTGGACAAGCCCGATCTGCGTTTCGCCATGGAACTGAGCGATCTGTCGCCGATTTTCAAGGATTCGGCCTTCAAGGTGTTCCAAGCCACGGTGGCCGGCGGCGGCGTCATCAAGGCGTTTACCGCCAAGGGGCTGGCCGATCTCACCCAGGGCGAACTCAAGGCGCTCGAGGATGTTGCCAAGTCACTCGGTGCCAAGGGCCTTGCCTTCATCAAGGCGGAAAAGGGCGAATGGAAATCGCCCATCGTCAAGTTCTTCTCCGACGCCGAAAAAGCCGCGCTCACCGCGCAACTCGGTATTGAGGAAGGCGACATGGTGTTCTTCGCCGCTGCGCCTTGGGAAAAGGCCTGCGCCATCCTCGGTCGCATCCGCCTCGAAGCCGCGCAACTGCTGGTCAAACGCGGTAAACTCACCATTCGCGCCGACGATTGGAAGTTCCTGTGGGTAATCGACTTCCCGTTGATGTCCTACGACGAAGAGCGCGGCGGTTATGCGGCGACGCACCATCCCTTCACCGCGCCGGTGCCCGAGGATGCGGCGTATCTCGACACGGACCCGAAGCGGGTGCGCGGTCAGCATTACGACTTGGTCTTGAACGGCATGGAGCTGGGCGGTGGTTCGATCCGCATTCACCAACCCGCGCTGCAAAAGAAGGTGTTTGAAGACGTGCTCAAGATTCCCGCCGACGTGGTGGAAAGCCGCTTCGGTTACATGCTCAAAGCCTTCACCTTCGGCGCGCCTCCGCATGGCGGCATTGCCTTTGGTTTGGACCGCATGGTGGCGCTGCTCTGCGGCACGACCAGCATCCGTGACGTCATCGCCTTCCCCAAAACCCAAAAGGGCCAGGACCTGATGGCGCAAAGCCCGACTCCGGTGACGGCTAAGCAGCTCAAAGAGTTGCACATTCAGACCGTGATCCCGACGCCTGTGGCGTAAACCCCGCCGACGCGGGCAGTATGGGCTGGCGGTTGCGCTGATGGGCCCGAATCAACGGCTACCAAAAAGCCCCGGAGTGAACTCACTCCGGGGCTTTTTCGCGCTTAGGGATCAGGAAGAAGCTAATGCCAGCAGCTGAATGCTTTTAGACTCAAATCCCACGGGCGAGACGCCCGTGCCACGTCGAGCAGTTCCGAGCGTGGCTTGGGCGTCTCGCCCATGTCGGGGAAAAGTCTAAAATAATTCTGTCGTTGGTATAAAACACCAATCAGGCGCAGGTCTTGAACGGTGATTCGGCACGGACGACACCGAGGTCGTCTCTTCGGGGCGACTTAACCTGAATTCCGAAGTTCAAACCAACCACAGATTACACAGATTACACAGATACAATCCCTTAGGAGGTAAACGGACTCAGCTTGATCCCCTTTTTTCATCCTGTCTTCAAATTCAGTAACACTCTGTTATCTGTGCTCATCTGTGAATTCCGTGGTTAAAACTTCGGCGTTCGGGCTTAATGTTTGTCGGCTTTCGGCGCAGGCGACCCGAGCATGACCCGGTCGGTGTACGCGATGCCGAGTGCGGACAGAATGAAAACACCGTGGATGATCGTCTGCCACATCACGCCTTCGGAGGTGATCGGCGTGCCGGTAGCCGGAATTTGCTGAAGTGACGGCGGCAGGCCCAGGCTGCCGGCGGCGATGAAGGTTTTTAGCAAATGCACCGAACTGATGCCGATGATGGCCATGGCCAGTTTAACCTTCAAAACGGAGGCATTCACATGGCTAAGCCACTCGGGCTGGTCGGGGTGATTGTGCAGGCGCAAGCGGGACACAAAGGTCTCATAGCCACCGACGATCACCATCATCAAGAGGTTGGAGATCATGACGACGTCGATCAGGCCGAGCACGATCAACATCATCTGTTGCTCGGTGAGACGGGTGGCTTCCGAGATCAGGTGCCACAGCTCTTTTATAAAAAGTACAACGTAAACGCCCTGCGCGACGATCAAGCCAAGGTAAAGCGGAAGTTGCAGCCAGCGAGAGCTGAAAATGAGGGCGGCCAGTGGGCTGAGACGTGGATGGGTGGACGGTTCTTTCATGAATGGCGGTGAAGTTGCAGGTGTTTTGCCCTGAGGCAATCGTACTCGATTTATTAAGTGGAAAGTGTTTTTAACGAGATCCTTAGCATTAATTACCAGGCTGCGGCGGTTTGGGCGAAGGCGGCTTTATCTGTTGCCCCAAAGAACGAGGAGCCGGCAACAAAGGTGTCCACGCCCACCGCGCGGCATTCCGGGCCGTTTTTCAGGTCGATGCCTCCGTCCACCTCAAGGCGGAAGTTAAGCCCGCGTTCGCGGCGCCAAGTGTCGATTTGGGCGATCTTGGGCAACATGTCGCGGCGGAACGGCTGGCCGCCAAAGCCGGGTTGCACGGTCATCACCAGCACCAAATCGACTTGGTCGAGCAAGGGTTCTATGGCCTCGGCGGGGGTCGCGGGATTGAGCACGATACCGTTTTGGCAACCCAGTTCGCGGATCCGCTTGAGGGTGGCGGCGTGATCGTAGGTGGGCTCGATATGGATGCTGATGAGGTTGGCCCCGGCCTTGGCGAACGCTTCGATGTAACGCTGTGGCTCGGCCAGCATCAGGTGGGTGTCGAAGAACAGCTTGGAGCCTTTGCGCAGCGCGGCGACCGTTTGCGGACCGAAAGTCAGGTTAGGCACAAAGTGGCCGTCCATGATGTCGAGGTGGATCCATGAAACACCGAGGGATTCCACGATCTGGGCGCTGGCCGCGAGGTTCGCGTGGTCACCAGCTAGAATAGACGGGGCGAGAATCGAGGCGTGCATTGAACCCAACAATCAGGGCCGAGTGTGGGCAATGGAAAGCCGAAACTCGCCAATCGGGCCTGTCACTCACCGGTGTTCGCCGTAACCTGCTCGGCGCGGGAATATTAATTCCCAATCAAGATGAGGCGAATTGGCCAAGGACGGCCAACGCTAGACGGATTCCGAAACTGTAGGGTTGGCCTTCCCGGCCAATTCAACCCACCTTGAAAACGAATTGGTAAACGCAGGCCCGGCGGCCGACTTTTACCAGGTGTCGAGCGTGGCGCTGCGGATGTTTTTCGCCAGGATTTCGGCGAGCAACGGCACGTTGTTGTACTCGGCCTGAAGCTGGCCGCTATCGCCAAAAACTTCACGCGAAGCCGAGGCCTTGCGGTTTTCGAAAATGAAGTGGTTGTCGCGGTTGTCGCGCAAGGAGGCCTCCGCCTCGACGGTGACATCAAAATTGCGCGCTAAACCGGTGTCGTCACGGCGTCCGGTTTTACCCGTGCGGCCGTATTTGAGCAGGCGCACCGTGAGGGTGGCTTCGGCCTCCTCGGGGGTGTTGACGAGGATGATGCGGGGGTCCTGCAGGAAGGACTCGCGCAATTGGGTGCTGATGATGGCAACGGCTTGGGGCAAGTTGCTCTCGTTGACCACGGGGGCGACGTAGAGCGTGCGGAAGGTTAACTTGCCGCCGGTGCCGAGTTGATAGTTGGCGCAGCCGGTGAAGAAGAGCAGGCCGATAAAACCGAAGAACAGGGATGCGCGCATAGAGAAGGAGGGGGTCGCAACAGCAACCCAGGTGGGAATTAGAACAGCCAGAAGCTACGTTTGGGCTTGGGGCGGGGAATCGCGGGGGCAGGCGGGAGGGCTGCGGCTTTGGCTTTGATTTCCTTTTTCTCGACTGCGGCGAGGCGCTGGCGAGCCACTTCGGCGACGGAGGAATCCGGGTAGGCGGTGATCGCCTCGTTGTAGAGCACGCGTGCGGCCTTGAAGTTGTCGCGTTTGTAGAAATAGAAATCGCCGATCACGATTTTGCTTTCGGAGAACGTCTTGCGCACCTCGGTCAAGCCCTTGTCCACGGCGGGGACATTGGTGTCGGCGGGGAACAGGATCAGGAAGTCTTGGTAATAGGTGATCGCCTGCTGGGTGGAGGCCTGATCGTAAGCCGGGCCCTGCACTAGGGAGGCGTGGGTTTGCGCGAGTTTCAGGTAAGCGTCGGGGGCGAGCAGGCTCTGTTGGTAGTCGTTGATCATGCGATCGAGCGCATCAATGGCCTCGTCGGGCTCGCCTAGTTTCTGGTGGCCGCGAGCCACGTTCATCAGGGACAACGGGGCGTATTCACTGTGGGGCGCGGTCTCGACGATTTTCTCGAAGAACTCGATGCCCTTGGAGCGGTTCTTAAAGCCGGGGATCCAGCCGAAATAACGCGGGCGTTTGCCCTCTAAAAGGTCGTTGGCGATGAGGTATTGCTCGCCGATGATCGAGTTGAAGCGAGGGGAGTTGGGGTACTTGGAGACGACGTCCTGGAAGGAGTCGAAGGCTTTGACGTACTGGCGGCGAACGTAGCGGATGTGCGCTGAGCGAAACAAGGCTTCAGCCGCATACACCGAGTTGGGGTACTTCTTGGCGACGCTTTCATAGCGTTTCATCGCTGCGGAACGGCGTCCGTGCTCCTCGTCGGCGCGAGCCTTGTTCATGGCATCCAGAGCGTTGCGATCCGGCTCGGGGAGTGCGCCGGCGAGCACACCGCCCTCGGCTTTCCAACCGGTTTGGGGCGTCCAGACCAAGTCGGCCCGCAGGTCCGCAAGCGGAATCAGCGCCAACGCTAGGCCTAAAACGGCGAGTGAGGAAAGGGCGCGAGCGAATGAGGTGAACATGTCGTAAAGAATTACCAGCGAACCAGTGCGGAACCATAGGTCAAGCCTGCCCCAAAGGCGACCAGCAGGGTGGTGTCACCCGGTTTGATGCGCCCGGTGCTGCGCGCCTCGTCAAGGGCCAGGGGGATGGAGGCGGCCGAGGTGTTGCCGTAGCGCTCGAGATTAACGAAGAAGCGCTCGGGCGGAAGTTTGAGGTGCTGGCCGATCGCCGCGATGATGCGCAGATTGGCCTGGTGGGGGATCACGCAATCGATCGCCGAGGCTTCGATGTGATGGTGGGCGAGGATTTCGCGGGCCGCCTGCTCCATTTCGCGCACGGCATTTTTGAAGATCTCGCGACCCTTCATGGTAATGGTGCTCGGCGGCCGAGGGGCATCGGCGGCGGTCTCGCCGGGGGCGCACTCCTTCTCGGGGATACACAGCAGATGCGCGTGGGCGCCTTCGGCATAAAGTTTGGTGCCGATGATCTGCGCGGTGCCTCGTGCAGGCCCCAGCACGACCGCACCGGCGCCGTCGCCAAAAAGTACACACGTGGTGCGATCCTTCCAGTCGACCACCGTGGACATACGCTCTGCCCCAATGACCAGGGCGTGGCGGTAGCGGCCCGAGCCGAGCATCGCCCACGCGGTGTCCAGCGCATAGATAAAGCCTGAGCAGGCTGCATTCAGGTCAAAGCAGGCGGCGTGGCTCAACACCCCGAGGTGGTGCTGGACGAAGCATGCCGTTGACGGCATGGGCATGTCGGGCGTCACCGTGGCCACGATGATCAGGTCGATATCGGCGGCGGTTAAACCGGCGTCGGCAATCGCGATTCGTGCCGCCTCCGACGCCATGTGGGAGGTGGTTTCGTCCTTGGCGGCGATGTGGCGCTCGCGGATTCCGGTGCGACTGAAAATCCACTCATCGGACGTATCAACGCTTTGGGATAGCTCTTCGTTGGTAAGAATCCGGGGCGGGGCGTACGAGCCGGTGCCGAGGATAGCGATGGCAGGGGAACCCATGATAAATCAGCTCAAAAGCACGGAAATTCGGCCGGTCTCCAGCGCGTTAAGCGCTCGGGGCTGCTTGAGCCGCGTCTGCTGGCGCTAGGGGCGGGCTGATCAGCGCGTTGGCGCGAGCGGCGTCGGCGGTAATGAGGTGCAGCATGTCGGCTTTGATAATTTGGTTGGCCGCACGGATCGCGTTTTTGATCGCGATGCGGCTACTGGAGCCATGCGCCTTGAGCACGTTGCCGCGCAGACCCAGCAACGGGGCGCCGCCGTAAACTTCCGGGTTCATGCGTGCCTTGAGCGCCTTGAATGCGCCCTGCGAGAGGATCGCCCCGCCCATGCGCAGCGGGTTCGCCTTGAGCTCGGTTTTGAGCGTGGCGGAGAAAAAGTGAGCCAGCGATTCCCAGCTCTTGAGCAGCAGGTTGCCGACAAAGCCGTCGCACACGGCGACGTCGCAATGGTCGGTGAAAACCTGAAACCCCTCGGTGGGGCCGACGTAGTTGATGAGGTCGCCCAGCTTTTTGAGGTGATCGTGGGTGGCGCTGATGAGGGCGTTGCCCTTGCCTTCCTCGGTGCCGATGGTGAGCAAGCCGACGCGCGGTTTGGCCACGCCGAGGACGATGCGCGCGTAGTGGGTGCCGAGCAGGGCGTTGTGAACGAGGTGCTCGGGCTCGGCCTCGGGGTTGGCGCCGGCGTCGATGAGGATAAAGTAGCCGTTTTTACGCGGGATAATCGCCGCCAGGGCAGGGCGTTCGATGCCGTCGAGCGTGCGCAGCTTAATGGTGCCGCCGGCCATGAGCGCACCGGTGTTACCGCAACTGACCACGGCTGCGGCCTCGCCGGACTTTACCAGCTCGATGGCCCTGAACATTGAGGCGTCCTTCTTGCGCTTGAGCGCAGGAATGGGCTTGTCGTCCATCGTGATCACCTCGGAGGCATGAAAAAGCCTCAACGAGGGGTGCCCGTTGAGGCCTTGGCTGGTGATCAGTGGTTTGAGCACTGCCTCATCACCGACAAGGGTGATGGGGCTCAGATCAGAAAACTCGGACAGTGCCAGCTGGACCGCCGCCACCACTTCGGCTGGGCCCAAATCGGCACCCATTGCGTCGACCGCGATGCGTGCAGTTTGGCCGGTAGAAGAGGCCATCGCGAGGGATGGTAAAGGCGTTACAGCGGGGTGAACGTGAGGATTAGACCTCGACGTTGACGACTTGGCGGCCGCGGTAGGTCCCGTTGACGGGATTCACGTGGTGGGGGCGGAAAGCGGTGCCATCGGTAGGATCGCGGGCGATTTCAGGAGCTTTGAAGGCGTTGGCTGCGCGGCGGTTAGCGCTGCGGCGTTTGGATTGCTTGCGTTTCGGATTTGCCATGGTCGGTGTGGATTAAAGGGTGAGTGACGGTCGTGTGACGAGGTCTGTTATGAGTGGTAAAGGTGGAACGTAGAGGCCCGCGCTTTAATTCGTCAAGTGCTATCATGAAACGATGCTGATTGGGCTGGGTTGGTAACGCTTGGGTTGCGCCAACGCGACGGGCCTCCATTAAAACTGAGCTCCTATGAAAATCGGCATCATCGGCTTGGGCATCATCGGCGGGGTTTGGGCACGACATTACGAGTCGGCGGGTCTGCTTGGCGGAGCGTGGAACCGCACACCGCAGCCGGATTTCCCGCGCTGGCTAAGTTCGGCTGAGGCCGTGGCTGCGGCCGTCGATGTCGTTCACATTGTAGTCGCCGACCCGCCCGCCGTGCGCGGGGTCATCGAACGCATCCTGCCCGCGCTCGGGCCCGGCAAGGTGGTCGTGCAATCGAGCACCATTGATCCGCACAGCAGCGACGAGTTTCGCCGCCTTGTGATGGCGACCGGAGCTGGTTACCTGGAAGCGCCTTTCACGGGTAGCAAACCGGCCGCCGAGCAGCGCCAGAGCGTGTTTTACCTGGGCGGCGACGCGGCGCTTATCGCGGAGGTTGAACCCCTGCTGGCGCTGGTTTCGCAGGCGCGTTTCCACATTGGCGACCATCGGCAGGCGGCCACTCTGAAGCTGGCCATGAACCTCAACATTGCCGCGCAGATGCAGGCGCTATCCGAAGCCCTCGCGCTGGCCCGCCGGGCTGGAATTGGCGACGAGATGTTTTTCGCGGCATTGGGCAAAAACGTCAGCTACTCGGGGCTGGTTAAATTAAAGGAGCCAAAGCTGCGTACGGGCGATTTTGCGCCGCAGTTTTCGGTTAAACACATGCTCAAGGACATGCGCCTGGCATCGGGCATGAGCGGTTGCGAGGCGCTGCCCTTGCTCGCCACGGTGCACGAACAACTGGCACTCGCCGAGCAGGCGGGCTGGGCTGACGAGGATTTTTCGGCGTTGGTGAAGCTGGTGAGCTGAGCCCGTCCGCACATTGGCCGCAGCGCCTGGTGCGCGGGTTTCCTCGTCTGCCATACGTCCTGTCTTCATCGATACACGCAAAAAGGCCGTCCGGGTTTCCCTGGACGGCCTTGGTTAGCAACGTCGACTCGCGTTGCGTGCTGATCGTTTGCGCTTAAGCGACGCGCTCGACCACCAACGGGGGCGGGGTGGGGCGCTTGGGCGCGAGGCGATAGGCCTCCTTGAAGTAGTTGAGCGCGGTCTCGAGCTTCGATTCGTCGTTGTAGTGGATCATCATCAGCGGCTCGCCCTGCTTGACCTGGGTGCCGACCTTCTTGATTTCGGAAACACCCACCGAGTAATCCACCTTGTCGCCGGCCTTCTCGACGCCAGCGCCGAGGAGGTGAACGCCACGGGCGATCATCGCCGCATTGATGGTGTGAACATAGCCGCGCTTCGGGGCCGGGAGCTTGCGAATGTGTTTGGCCGCCGGGAATTTCTCCGGGTGGTCGATGAAAGCGGTGTCACCGCCCTGGGCTTTGACCAGCTCCTTGAATTTCTCAAGGGCCGAGCCGTCGCTGAGGTGGCGCAGCACGGTTTGTTTGGCCGAGAGAGTCGAGCCGGCGACGCCAGCCAGACGCACAATCTCCATGCCGAGCTTGAGGACGAGCTCCTTCATGTCCTCCGGACCTTCGCCCTTGAGCAACTGGATGGCTTCTTTGACCTCGAGGGCGGTGCCGACCGTGTCGCCGAGCGGTTGGTTCATGTCGGTGACCAGCGCGACGCAGCGGCGCTTGAGCGAGCGGCCGACGCGTGTCATCGAGCGGGCGAGTTGCTTGGCTTGCTCGAGGTCCTTGATGAACGAGCCGTTGCCCCACTTTACGTCGATCACGAGACCCTCGGAGCCTTCGGCGAGTTTGCGCGAAAGCACGGAGCCGGTGATCAGCGGCAGGCTGGGGATGGTGCCGGTTTCCTTGCGCAGTTCATAGAACTTGGCGTCGGCCGGGGCGAGTTTCGGGTCCTGCTCGACGATGGCACCGCCGATTTTGGCGAGCTGGTTGGTGAACGCATCGATCGATAAGTGGCTCTTGAAACCGGGGATGGAGCACAGCTTTTGCAGCGGGCTGATGATGTAGTCGTGTTCTACGCCGCTCATCATCGGCACCACGACACCGCTCGCCATAGCCAAGGGAACCAGCACGAGAGAGGTTTTATCACCCACGCCACCGGTTGAGTATTTGTCGATCTTGGGCTTGGCGATGTGAGACAGGTCGATGACTTCGCCGGAGAGCATCAGCTCTTCGGTCAGGATTGC is part of the Opitutus sp. genome and harbors:
- the aspS gene encoding aspartate--tRNA ligase, with translation MKRTHHCGQLTPSDLNANVSLLGWVDSIRDHGGILFIDLRDRKGITQVKFDPQVNPALAAEASHLKPESVIGVDGTVVARPEGTVNKTLPTGGIEVDASTLTIHNISDTPPFPLDDVGGDKVNEDLRLTYRYLDLRRPKMRKNLQVRHRAAKSIRDYFDSQEFIEVETPALFKSTPEGAREYLVPSRIHPGEFYALSQSPQQFKQILMVAGVERYFQIARCFRDEDLRSDRQMEFTQVDVEASFITREDVYRLFEGMITKVWKDVLDVTIPAPFLRMPYVDAMNRFGVDKPDLRFAMELSDLSPIFKDSAFKVFQATVAGGGVIKAFTAKGLADLTQGELKALEDVAKSLGAKGLAFIKAEKGEWKSPIVKFFSDAEKAALTAQLGIEEGDMVFFAAAPWEKACAILGRIRLEAAQLLVKRGKLTIRADDWKFLWVIDFPLMSYDEERGGYAATHHPFTAPVPEDAAYLDTDPKRVRGQHYDLVLNGMELGGGSIRIHQPALQKKVFEDVLKIPADVVESRFGYMLKAFTFGAPPHGGIAFGLDRMVALLCGTTSIRDVIAFPKTQKGQDLMAQSPTPVTAKQLKELHIQTVIPTPVA
- a CDS encoding TIGR00645 family protein, with protein sequence MKEPSTHPRLSPLAALIFSSRWLQLPLYLGLIVAQGVYVVLFIKELWHLISEATRLTEQQMMLIVLGLIDVVMISNLLMMVIVGGYETFVSRLRLHNHPDQPEWLSHVNASVLKVKLAMAIIGISSVHLLKTFIAAGSLGLPPSLQQIPATGTPITSEGVMWQTIIHGVFILSALGIAYTDRVMLGSPAPKADKH
- the rpe gene encoding ribulose-phosphate 3-epimerase produces the protein MHASILAPSILAGDHANLAASAQIVESLGVSWIHLDIMDGHFVPNLTFGPQTVAALRKGSKLFFDTHLMLAEPQRYIEAFAKAGANLISIHIEPTYDHAATLKRIRELGCQNGIVLNPATPAEAIEPLLDQVDLVLVMTVQPGFGGQPFRRDMLPKIAQIDTWRRERGLNFRLEVDGGIDLKNGPECRAVGVDTFVAGSSFFGATDKAAFAQTAAAW
- a CDS encoding tetratricopeptide repeat protein, translating into MFTSFARALSSLAVLGLALALIPLADLRADLVWTPQTGWKAEGGVLAGALPEPDRNALDAMNKARADEEHGRRSAAMKRYESVAKKYPNSVYAAEALFRSAHIRYVRRQYVKAFDSFQDVVSKYPNSPRFNSIIGEQYLIANDLLEGKRPRYFGWIPGFKNRSKGIEFFEKIVETAPHSEYAPLSLMNVARGHQKLGEPDEAIDALDRMINDYQQSLLAPDAYLKLAQTHASLVQGPAYDQASTQQAITYYQDFLILFPADTNVPAVDKGLTEVRKTFSESKIVIGDFYFYKRDNFKAARVLYNEAITAYPDSSVAEVARQRLAAVEKKEIKAKAAALPPAPAIPRPKPKRSFWLF
- a CDS encoding ketoacyl-ACP synthase III, with product MGSPAIAILGTGSYAPPRILTNEELSQSVDTSDEWIFSRTGIRERHIAAKDETTSHMASEAARIAIADAGLTAADIDLIIVATVTPDMPMPSTACFVQHHLGVLSHAACFDLNAACSGFIYALDTAWAMLGSGRYRHALVIGAERMSTVVDWKDRTTCVLFGDGAGAVVLGPARGTAQIIGTKLYAEGAHAHLLCIPEKECAPGETAADAPRPPSTITMKGREIFKNAVREMEQAAREILAHHHIEASAIDCVIPHQANLRIIAAIGQHLKLPPERFFVNLERYGNTSAASIPLALDEARSTGRIKPGDTTLLVAFGAGLTYGSALVRW
- the plsX gene encoding phosphate acyltransferase PlsX; its protein translation is MASSTGQTARIAVDAMGADLGPAEVVAAVQLALSEFSDLSPITLVGDEAVLKPLITSQGLNGHPSLRLFHASEVITMDDKPIPALKRKKDASMFRAIELVKSGEAAAVVSCGNTGALMAGGTIKLRTLDGIERPALAAIIPRKNGYFILIDAGANPEAEPEHLVHNALLGTHYARIVLGVAKPRVGLLTIGTEEGKGNALISATHDHLKKLGDLINYVGPTEGFQVFTDHCDVAVCDGFVGNLLLKSWESLAHFFSATLKTELKANPLRMGGAILSQGAFKALKARMNPEVYGGAPLLGLRGNVLKAHGSSSRIAIKNAIRAANQIIKADMLHLITADAARANALISPPLAPADAAQAAPSA
- the rpmF gene encoding 50S ribosomal protein L32; the protein is MANPKRKQSKRRSANRRAANAFKAPEIARDPTDGTAFRPHHVNPVNGTYRGRQVVNVEV
- a CDS encoding NAD(P)-dependent oxidoreductase, with translation MKIGIIGLGIIGGVWARHYESAGLLGGAWNRTPQPDFPRWLSSAEAVAAAVDVVHIVVADPPAVRGVIERILPALGPGKVVVQSSTIDPHSSDEFRRLVMATGAGYLEAPFTGSKPAAEQRQSVFYLGGDAALIAEVEPLLALVSQARFHIGDHRQAATLKLAMNLNIAAQMQALSEALALARRAGIGDEMFFAALGKNVSYSGLVKLKEPKLRTGDFAPQFSVKHMLKDMRLASGMSGCEALPLLATVHEQLALAEQAGWADEDFSALVKLVS
- a CDS encoding thymidine phosphorylase, whose protein sequence is MTKRTIPSRRFIKPSFNSLIEKKRDGQEFTQEEIRYIIDSTLDEDIPKHQLAALLVTIFFQQMSAQETAILTEELMLSGEVIDLSHIAKPKIDKYSTGGVGDKTSLVLVPLAMASGVVVPMMSGVEHDYIISPLQKLCSIPGFKSHLSIDAFTNQLAKIGGAIVEQDPKLAPADAKFYELRKETGTIPSLPLITGSVLSRKLAEGSEGLVIDVKWGNGSFIKDLEQAKQLARSMTRVGRSLKRRCVALVTDMNQPLGDTVGTALEVKEAIQLLKGEGPEDMKELVLKLGMEIVRLAGVAGSTLSAKQTVLRHLSDGSALEKFKELVKAQGGDTAFIDHPEKFPAAKHIRKLPAPKRGYVHTINAAMIARGVHLLGAGVEKAGDKVDYSVGVSEIKKVGTQVKQGEPLMMIHYNDESKLETALNYFKEAYRLAPKRPTPPPLVVERVA